The Bacillota bacterium DNA segment CTGGCGTCTGTCGCCGTTGGGCACCCCATAGTGTTCGCCATGATTGCACTCGTGACCGGGCTAGGAGTCGCCACGACAGCCCTCGTCTCGCAATACTATGGCGCCCGAGAGAACGATCTCGTTCGGGCTACCATCGCCAACTCCATCACACTCATGGCCGTCCTCGGAGTGGGCATATCCCTTGTGGGCTATGTCCTCCGATGGCCGTTGCTCCGTGTCCTGCGCGCGCCTGAAGACATCATCTACACGGCGGCGACCTATCTCGGCGTATACGCTGCTGGATTTCTCCCCACATTCCTGTACAACGTGGCCAGTGCGGTTCTCCGTGGTCTTGGGGACTCCCGAACACCTCTGCGGTTCCTCGCCTATGCAACAATCATGAACATCATACTTGACCCGATATTCATCTTCGGGCTCGGCCCACTCCCACGAATGGGCGTGGCCGGTGCAGCATGGGCCACCGTCATCTCCCAGAGCTTCGCGGCGGTGGCTGCCCTCATCTACCTCGTGAAGCCGTCACGTCTCATCGACGCCTCTTGGCACCTTCTGAGCCTTGATGCCCGCCTCACACGTGCGACGATCAGGATAGGCGTTCCCGCAGGGGCGCAACAGACCCTCGTCTCCCTCGGCATGATGGCAGTGATGTCACTGGTGAATCGGTTCGGGAGTGCCACCACGGCTGCGTTCGGCACAGGCAACCGGATCGACCAGTTCGCCTTCATGCCTTCCGTTTCCATTGGTCTTGCGGTGACCGCCCTGGTGGGCCAGAACCTCGGTGCGGGCAGGGATGATCGCGTGCCGCTGATAGTCCGATGGGGGCTCGCGCTGGCATGCTCGATCACGGGAGTGGTAGCCCTCGTCGCTCTGGCGTTTCCCCGGATCCTGGTGTCGCTGTTCACCACAGATGCGGAGGTCCTGTCGATCGGCAGCTCGTACCTGCGGCACCTGGGTGTAGCCTACGTGGGGTTCGCTGCCTACCACGTGTTAACCGGAGTAATGCGCGGGGCGGGTGATACAATGCCCACGTTCTTCATAACCCTCGCGGGCCTCTGGTTGGTGCGAATACCTCTCGCCGCGTACCTCTCATCCTCATCCGCCCTCGGAACGCGCGGAATCTGGATAGCTATGACCGTCGGCTATTTCGTGGCCCTTGGGCTTGGGTACACCTATTACCGAACCGGCCGGTGGAAGACGCGAACCATGATCCGCCGCTCGCAGATCCCTGATGGACCCGGCCCCGCAACAGGGGAAAGCGCCGCGGCGTCCGATTGACACTCTGCCGCACAGACGAGATAAAGCCACTCTCTCATTCCTGGCGCCTAGACTGTTGGTATGGATGCGTTCATGGGCTTGCCCGGAATCACACTACGGCCCAGTCGAGAGGTGAAACTCCATCCCAAGAAGGACGTACTCCTCATCAAACCCGCACTTGCGGTAGAATGCCTGAGCCAACGTGTTCGTCCGTTCCGTACCCACTTCAAGCTCATCCATTCCTCTTGCCAACGCGGCTTCTTTCGCCGCCGTCACAAGCAGTCCCCCGATGCCCAGACCACGCTTCTTGCTGCTGACCACCAGCTCATTTATGAGCGCGGTACCGCCTTTGTGAAACAAGGTCTTATAGAAGATCAGTGAGATGAAACCAACGACATCCCCGTCTGCAACAGCCACCAGGTTCAGGTAGACTTCGGGCAGAACGGACATCTCCCGAAACAGTAAGGCAAGGTCCTCCAACGCGAAGCTGGAAGTAGAACTGCTCACTTCAGCAAGGTCCTTTAGCAGACCTTCAACCGCGGGCAGGTCCTCTTCCTCCAGACGCCTCACCTCCGCCTTGGAACTGCTCACGTCCACCACGGCTCACCTCGCTCCTCTCCTCGGAGTCCGGTTCTACAGTCCCCGCGCCCGAATGTACTCCTGTACATCCACGTTGTAGGTCACTTCCTCAACGTTGAACACCGCCCAAGGGGTGCCCTCGTCAAACCAGGTCAATGCACCAACTGTCATCGTGGGGGTTCCTTTGAGATTACTCCACTCCAGCGCTTCACAGATCCAAAGGGTTTTCTGTTCATCGGCAGCATCTTTGTATCGCATGGCTTCCAGGAAGTGCACGAGACCCGTGGTGGGATCGAAGCGGACGATCAAGTGCTCTTCATCCTCATTGAATGGGACGATCAACACCGCAGTGTCCTCGTCTATCGGTTCCCAGCGCACGCGTGAGTCGGTGACAAAGATCGAGGGCAGCCATATCGATTCAGCCCACAAACCCAGATTGGCAGCCTGGTTCACTTTCGGCTCGTTTTCAACGACGTCGAACGGCAATTCCAGGCGGGTCTTGCCATCGAGATAGTGTTCGTTCACTGTCATCAACGGCAGCCCATAGACGGTCGCTTCCATGTAGTGCCGGTAACCATGCCCGGCGTCGTGGGTGAAGCGGAAACGCCCCGGGAAGGTGATAGGGCCCAGCCGGATCTTGGCCCTCCCAGTGATGACCGCGGACTTGACCACCGGCACGTTCTCACCATAGATCCTGCGATAGAAGCGCTCCACAGGCTTTGGCAAGCCGTCAGGCAGGGCAATCGTTTGCAGCTCTGGGGACTGCTGAGGGTAGCTCGGAAATGGAGCGGGCCGCACCTGCAACCCCAACCAGCCCAGCACGATGACTGCAGCAAGGGCACCGACAACGACGGCAACCGCTTTCACGAGTCCTGTCCTCCTTTCAGCGCAACCCTGCTAGATATCCCTCTCCATGTAGCGTTTTCCCCAAGGGCAGTCCGTCTCCTACACTCCGCAATCTGGTCTCATCTGTGGACCATTCTGAGATGGCACGCGCAGTAGTGTCCGGCGCCCAGGTCTATCAGATCAGGCTCCTCATGTCTGCAGATCTCTCGAGCGTGCCTGCACCTCGTGTGGAACCTGCATCCCGCAGGGGGATCGATCGGGCTCGGGACATCACCTTGCAGAAGTATTCTGTCGCGTTTGGCCCCGGGGTCAGGTATCGGTATGGCCGACAGCAATGCCTCGGTATATGGGTGCATCGGGTGAGAATAGAGCGTCTCTTTGGGCGCCAACTCCACGATCTTGCCAAGGTACATGACGGCCACCCTGTCGCTTATGTGCTTCACCACCGACAGATCATGAGCTATGAAGACATAGGTCAAGCCGAACTCGCGCTGAAGATCCTGAAGGAGGTTGATTACCTGTGCCTGTATGGATACGTCGAGGGCAGATACCGGCTCGTCGCATATGATGAGCTTGGGGTTGAGCGCCAGTGCCCGGGCCACGCCAATACGCTGCCGCTGGCCACCCGAGAACTCGTGTGGATACCGGCGGGCATGTGACCTATCCAGCCCGACAACTTCGAGCAGATCGGTCACCTTCTTCTCCCGTTCGGCGCCATACGCCAGGCCGTGTACGTGAAACGGCTCCCCGATTATCTCACCTACAGTCATACGCGGGTTCAGAGACGAAAACGGGTCCTGGAAGACAATCTGCATATGTCGCCTTATCTCGCGCATTTCGTGCCTGTTCAGTCCAAGCACGTCACGGCCCTCGAAGATGATCCGGCCTGAAGTTGGTTTCTCTAGCCCCAGCAGAAGCCTGCCTGTGGTCGACTTGCCACATCCACTCTCACCCACGAGCCCGAGAGTCTCACCTCGTTCGACGTCGAAGCTGATGCCGTCCACGGCGCGCACTGCTCCCACACTTCTCTGCACGATGATTCCGCGTACGATCGGGAAGTGTTTGACCAGATTCTCCACGTGGAGCAGTAAATCACCCACAGTGTTTCACCCCCGATGCAGGCCGGGCCAAATGACACCGCACTTCGTGCCCTGGCACAACCTCCACGAGTTCGGGTGCATCAGTGAGACAGCGCCCTTCCGCCATCGAGCACCTGGGACTGAACCTGCACCCTCTGGGCATTCCGAACGGACTCGGGACCACTCCTTCGATGACCTGAAGCCGGTCTCGGTTCTCGTTGAGCTTGGGGATGGACCCGAGCAGCCCCCGAGTGTACGGGTGCCCCGGCTTGTAGAAGATCGTGGCAACATCAGCAGTCTCGACGATCTGGCCTGCGTACATCACTGCCACTCTGTCCGCCATCTCTGCGATGACACCGAGATCGTGAGTGATCAGCATGATGGCGGTCCCGAATTCGCGTCTGAGCTGTCGCATCAAATCCAGTATCTGTGCTTGTATCGTCACGTCTAGTGCGGTCGTCGGCTCGTCAGCGATCAGAAGGTGCGGGCTGCACGACAGGGCCATGGCTATCATCACCCGCTGACGCATGCCCCCACTCATCTGATGCGGGTACTCGTCGATCCGCTTCTCAGGCGAGGGTATGCCCACTCTTCGCAGCATGTCGATGGCCTTCTTGCGCGCTTCCCGCCGGTTGGCGCGCTGGTGCAGGGTGATCGCCTCGACTATCTGGTCACCTACGGTGAACACTGGGTTGAGGCTCGTCATGGGCTCCTGAAAGATCATGGCTATGTCGTTGCCTCGGATTCTGCGCATCTCTGACTCGGGCTTGGCCAGAAGGTCCTCGCCGGCAAACAGGATCTCCCCTGATTCGATCCGTCCAGGGGGATTGGGTATCAAGCGCATGATCGAAAGAGACATCACACTCTTTCCGCACCCGCTCTCGCCAACAATACCGAGAGTCTCCCCTGCGTCCACTGTGAAACTCACGCCATCGACCGCTGTTATGGTTCCGTCCTCTGTACGAAAGCGGGTCTTGAGGTTCCTC contains these protein-coding regions:
- a CDS encoding dipeptide ABC transporter ATP-binding protein produces the protein MGDLLLHVENLVKHFPIVRGIIVQRSVGAVRAVDGISFDVERGETLGLVGESGCGKSTTGRLLLGLEKPTSGRIIFEGRDVLGLNRHEMREIRRHMQIVFQDPFSSLNPRMTVGEIIGEPFHVHGLAYGAEREKKVTDLLEVVGLDRSHARRYPHEFSGGQRQRIGVARALALNPKLIICDEPVSALDVSIQAQVINLLQDLQREFGLTYVFIAHDLSVVKHISDRVAVMYLGKIVELAPKETLYSHPMHPYTEALLSAIPIPDPGAKRDRILLQGDVPSPIDPPAGCRFHTRCRHAREICRHEEPDLIDLGAGHYCACHLRMVHR
- a CDS encoding GNAT family N-acetyltransferase gives rise to the protein MDVSSSKAEVRRLEEEDLPAVEGLLKDLAEVSSSTSSFALEDLALLFREMSVLPEVYLNLVAVADGDVVGFISLIFYKTLFHKGGTALINELVVSSKKRGLGIGGLLVTAAKEAALARGMDELEVGTERTNTLAQAFYRKCGFDEEYVLLGMEFHLSTGP
- a CDS encoding MATE family efflux transporter, whose translation is MHSPGLRDFTSGSIPRHLITFAIPMLLGNLMQAAYNTVDSIWVGRVLGPQALASVAVGHPIVFAMIALVTGLGVATTALVSQYYGARENDLVRATIANSITLMAVLGVGISLVGYVLRWPLLRVLRAPEDIIYTAATYLGVYAAGFLPTFLYNVASAVLRGLGDSRTPLRFLAYATIMNIILDPIFIFGLGPLPRMGVAGAAWATVISQSFAAVAALIYLVKPSRLIDASWHLLSLDARLTRATIRIGVPAGAQQTLVSLGMMAVMSLVNRFGSATTAAFGTGNRIDQFAFMPSVSIGLAVTALVGQNLGAGRDDRVPLIVRWGLALACSITGVVALVALAFPRILVSLFTTDAEVLSIGSSYLRHLGVAYVGFAAYHVLTGVMRGAGDTMPTFFITLAGLWLVRIPLAAYLSSSSALGTRGIWIAMTVGYFVALGLGYTYYRTGRWKTRTMIRRSQIPDGPGPATGESAAASD
- a CDS encoding ABC transporter ATP-binding protein; its protein translation is MPEPLLIVRNLKTRFRTEDGTITAVDGVSFTVDAGETLGIVGESGCGKSVMSLSIMRLIPNPPGRIESGEILFAGEDLLAKPESEMRRIRGNDIAMIFQEPMTSLNPVFTVGDQIVEAITLHQRANRREARKKAIDMLRRVGIPSPEKRIDEYPHQMSGGMRQRVMIAMALSCSPHLLIADEPTTALDVTIQAQILDLMRQLRREFGTAIMLITHDLGVIAEMADRVAVMYAGQIVETADVATIFYKPGHPYTRGLLGSIPKLNENRDRLQVIEGVVPSPFGMPRGCRFSPRCSMAEGRCLTDAPELVEVVPGHEVRCHLARPASGVKHCG